In a genomic window of Egibacteraceae bacterium:
- a CDS encoding thioredoxin family protein: protein MSVVEATREDFWEHVNDGTVLVDVWGPDCQPCLALAPHLEQIAADRDDLTVVKLEAPKARRVCMDLKVMGLPTLLLFRDGEEVARITDPDLDAAAVKGWLAENG from the coding sequence ATGAGCGTCGTGGAAGCCACCCGTGAGGACTTCTGGGAGCACGTCAACGATGGTACGGTCCTGGTCGACGTGTGGGGGCCGGACTGTCAGCCCTGTCTGGCGCTCGCGCCCCATCTCGAGCAGATCGCTGCCGACCGCGACGACCTCACCGTCGTGAAGCTCGAAGCCCCGAAGGCGCGGCGGGTCTGCATGGACCTGAAGGTCATGGGCCTGCCCACCCTGCTGCTGTTCCGCGACGGCGAGGAGGTCGCCCGGATCACCGACCCCGACCTGGACGCCGCCGCCGTCAAAGGCTGGTTGGCCGAAAACGGGTAA
- the grdA gene encoding glycine/sarcosine/betaine reductase complex selenoprotein A — protein sequence MLDGKKVIAIGERDGVGGEAIAACAQAAGGEVVYTSTACFVUTASGAMDLDTQTAIKRLAEEHGSDSLIVLLGAPDPEAAEIAAETVVIGDPSYAGPLAEAQLGLAVYHVLEPEIAAAVPDDVYDEQVGLMADVLDADAVTAAVSGMRSQTPAQT from the coding sequence ATGCTGGACGGCAAGAAGGTCATCGCCATCGGCGAACGGGACGGGGTGGGCGGCGAGGCAATCGCTGCCTGCGCGCAGGCGGCGGGGGGCGAGGTCGTCTACACGTCGACCGCCTGCTTCGTCTGAACGGCCTCAGGGGCCATGGACCTGGACACGCAGACCGCGATCAAGCGGCTTGCGGAGGAGCACGGCAGCGACTCGCTGATCGTGCTGCTCGGTGCACCCGACCCGGAGGCGGCGGAGATCGCTGCCGAGACGGTCGTGATCGGTGACCCGAGCTACGCAGGTCCCCTGGCCGAGGCCCAGTTGGGTCTCGCCGTGTACCACGTGTTGGAGCCGGAGATCGCTGCGGCGGTCCCCGACGACGTCTACGACGAGCAGGTCGGCCTCATGGCCGACGTCCTGGACGCGGACGCGGTCACCGCCGCCGTGAGCGGGATGCGATCGCAGACACCCGCGCAGACGTAG
- a CDS encoding HAD-IA family hydrolase, producing the protein MPADRSVAPGRRPGAVVFDVDGTLVDSERHGHRPAFNDAFAEAALPYRWSEDAYADLVTTPGGRRRIREFLVGQGHPAEEAAALAVELHQRKTEIFMDLATAGRIPPRPGVARLLDELADAGVPLGVATTGSRVWVEPLLDHLFGLARFETVVAGDDVSALKPDPSVYREVLRRLGAAVGSVVVVEDSHAGVTAAVGAGLPCLAVVNDYTTGQDCGGAALVVDGFGGPGRARVLDGPDDLLDEGMVTVSTLGRLTQT; encoded by the coding sequence GTGCCCGCAGACCGGTCGGTGGCCCCCGGGCGCCGTCCCGGGGCCGTGGTGTTCGATGTCGACGGCACGCTGGTCGACAGCGAGCGCCACGGTCACCGGCCGGCGTTCAACGACGCGTTCGCCGAGGCGGCGCTGCCCTACCGGTGGTCCGAGGACGCCTACGCCGACCTGGTCACCACCCCCGGAGGGCGCCGCCGCATCCGCGAGTTCCTGGTCGGGCAGGGCCATCCCGCCGAGGAGGCGGCCGCCCTGGCCGTCGAGCTGCACCAGCGCAAGACCGAGATCTTCATGGACCTGGCGACCGCCGGCCGCATCCCGCCCCGCCCCGGGGTGGCGCGGTTGCTCGACGAGCTCGCCGACGCCGGTGTGCCCCTGGGGGTGGCGACCACGGGCAGCCGCGTGTGGGTCGAGCCGCTGCTGGATCACCTGTTCGGGCTGGCGCGGTTCGAGACGGTGGTGGCCGGCGACGACGTCTCGGCCCTGAAGCCCGATCCGTCGGTGTACCGGGAGGTGCTGCGGCGGCTGGGCGCGGCGGTCGGGTCCGTCGTGGTGGTGGAGGACTCCCACGCCGGAGTGACCGCAGCGGTGGGGGCCGGCCTGCCCTGCCTGGCTGTCGTGAACGACTACACCACCGGGCAGGACTGCGGTGGGGCGGCCCTGGTCGTGGACGGCTTCGGGGGTCCCGGTCGGGCGCGGGTGCTGGACGGCCCCGACGACCTGCTCGACGAGGGGATGGTGACGGTCTCGACGCTGGGGCGCCTGACCCAGACCTAA